The following are from one region of the Pseudodesulfovibrio piezophilus C1TLV30 genome:
- the ilvB gene encoding acetolactate synthase large subunit — MQMSGAEIIIKLLERQGVKVIAGIPGGANLPMYDALSRSKNIRHVLARHEQGAGFIAQGIARVTGEPAVFFATSGPGATNTLTAIADAKLDSIPVICITGQVPLSMIGTDAFQEVDTYGLSVPITKHNFLVRSPEDLFDVIPDAFRIASSGRPGPVVIDIPKDIQSAIMEFDEWPLPGKKDSEPELILAEVERAAMMINKSIKPILYLGGGVIQSEASDAALFLAEKGNIPSALTLMGLGLIPDDHQLNLGMLGMHAARYTNLALEECDLLIAVGVRFDDRATGRVPSFCPQAKIIHIDIDPSELDKIKNAHATVTGDVGSVLKALAPLVVKKDREQWLLQVKSLKEENPMIIPDSENPSSPYGVIIKAAELAGEKAIVCTDVGQHQMRTAQAYPFKYPRQWLTSGGLGTMGFGLPAAIGASLAEPEKLILCFSGDGSIMMNIQDLATAMEQGVNVKIILTNNNALGLVRQQQDLFYGKRYYASDYTQKVDFIQIAKGFGVATYDFSTTDDPIALLIEAFSKTGPALIHVPVSPDAPVYPMVPPGAANSEMIGGYSND, encoded by the coding sequence ATGCAAATGAGTGGCGCTGAAATCATCATCAAACTTTTGGAACGTCAGGGTGTCAAAGTTATCGCAGGGATTCCTGGTGGAGCAAATCTGCCAATGTATGATGCTCTGAGTAGGAGTAAAAATATTCGCCATGTGCTTGCCCGGCACGAGCAAGGAGCAGGGTTCATTGCTCAGGGGATCGCTCGGGTGACCGGTGAGCCTGCTGTTTTTTTTGCGACATCAGGACCGGGGGCGACAAATACGTTGACAGCCATCGCTGATGCCAAACTTGATTCTATTCCTGTTATTTGCATTACAGGTCAAGTTCCTCTTTCCATGATTGGTACCGACGCTTTTCAAGAAGTTGATACCTATGGACTGAGTGTTCCTATTACAAAGCATAACTTTCTTGTTCGTTCTCCAGAGGACCTTTTTGACGTCATTCCTGATGCCTTTCGTATAGCATCTTCCGGAAGGCCTGGGCCTGTTGTTATTGATATCCCCAAAGATATTCAATCCGCAATCATGGAATTTGATGAATGGCCTTTGCCCGGAAAGAAAGACAGTGAACCGGAATTGATTTTGGCAGAAGTTGAGCGTGCCGCCATGATGATAAATAAGTCCATAAAACCAATTTTATATCTTGGTGGAGGTGTTATCCAGTCCGAAGCGTCAGATGCAGCTCTTTTCTTGGCAGAAAAGGGGAATATTCCATCAGCGTTAACATTAATGGGGTTGGGGCTCATCCCGGATGATCATCAATTAAATTTGGGTATGCTTGGCATGCATGCAGCGCGATATACAAATTTGGCTCTTGAGGAGTGTGATTTGCTAATCGCTGTTGGTGTTCGTTTTGATGATCGTGCAACAGGACGCGTGCCTTCATTTTGCCCACAGGCAAAGATAATTCACATTGATATAGATCCGAGTGAATTGGACAAAATAAAAAATGCTCACGCAACAGTTACTGGTGATGTTGGGAGTGTTTTAAAAGCACTTGCCCCTCTTGTTGTGAAGAAGGATAGAGAGCAATGGCTGCTTCAGGTAAAGAGTCTGAAAGAAGAGAATCCTATGATTATTCCGGATTCCGAAAATCCGAGTTCTCCCTATGGTGTCATTATTAAAGCTGCAGAATTAGCAGGAGAAAAGGCTATCGTTTGTACCGATGTTGGGCAACACCAGATGAGGACAGCTCAAGCATATCCTTTCAAATACCCAAGGCAGTGGTTGACTTCTGGAGGGTTGGGAACAATGGGCTTTGGACTCCCTGCCGCCATTGGAGCCTCCTTGGCTGAACCAGAAAAGTTGATTCTTTGTTTTAGTGGAGATGGGTCCATCATGATGAATATTCAAGATCTTGCGACAGCCATGGAACAAGGGGTGAATGTTAAGATTATCCTGACTAATAATAATGCTCTCGGACTTGTGCGGCAACAGCAGGATCTATTTTATGGTAAACGCTATTATGCATCTGATTATACTCAGAAAGTTGATTTTATTCAGATAGCAAAGGGGTTTGGCGTTGCGACTTATGATTTCTCCACAACAGACGATCCTATTGCTCTATTGATTGAAGCATTTTCAAAGACAGGACCTGCATTGATACATGTCCCGGTGAGCCCGGATGCTCCTGTTTATCCAATGGTTCCTCCAGGAGCAGCAAATTCGGAAATGATAGGAGGGTATAGTAATGACTAG
- the ilvN gene encoding acetolactate synthase small subunit, producing MTRQTVLELTVSNHPGVMSHICGLFARRAYNVEGIACMPVNGGKRSKIWLLVNIEPRLDQMVKQVVKLEDVLVLERRDKGHAIFDTMNEFVQ from the coding sequence ATGACTAGACAAACGGTACTTGAGTTGACAGTGAGTAATCATCCGGGTGTCATGTCCCATATTTGTGGGTTGTTCGCCAGAAGAGCATATAATGTAGAAGGCATTGCCTGTATGCCTGTGAATGGGGGGAAAAGAAGTAAAATCTGGTTACTCGTGAATATTGAACCTCGGCTGGATCAGATGGTCAAACAAGTCGTGAAGTTAGAAGATGTGCTTGTTTTGGAACGTCGGGATAAAGGGCACGCAATCTTTGATACCATGAATGAATTTGTTCAATAA